The genomic stretch TCACCGAAAAAGGGCGCGAGCTGCTGACCGAGGCGAGAGAGATACGCGCGCGATTGTTTACAAGATACTTTGGCAGATTGACCGCAGACGAGCTGAACGATCTGGCCAATTTATTTAACAAAATGGAACACTACATCGAGGGGGAAGATCATGGAAGAGTTAGATAAACGCACAAAAATCATGATCATGCTCGCGATCATGGCGAGCATGCTGTTTGCATCGCTCAACCAGACAATCGTCGGCACCGCCTTGCCGCGCATTGTCGCAGAGCTAGGCGGCATGGAGTATTATTCATGGGTCTTTACGATCTACATGCTGACCTCGTCGGTGACGGGGCTTCTAGTTGGTAAGCTGTCCGACATGTATGGACGCAAGCCGTTTATTTTGGTCGGTTTGCTCTTGTTTATGATTGGTGCATTTTTGACGGGGACGTCCCAAGATATCATTCAAATGATCTTGTACCGTGGTTTGCAAGGCTTTGGCGGCGGCTTTATCATGTCCACCGCATTCTCGGCGATCGGTGACCTGTTCCCGCCCCGTGAACGCGGGAAATGGCAAGGCTTGATGGGTGCGGTGTTCGGGATGTCTGCTGTGATCGGGCCGTTCCTGGGCGGTTGGATCGTTGACAATGCAGACTGGAAATGGGTGTTCTGGGTCAACCTGCCGATCGGTGTGATCGCGTTCTTGCTGATCATGCGCCTGTTCCCGAAAAAGACGGGGAATGTCTCCGGTCGCGTGGACTATGCAGGTGCTGTCTTCGTCTCAGGGTTACTCGTGTCGCTTTTGCTCGCCTTCTCGTGGGGCGGATCGAAGTATGAGTGGAATTCGATGATGATCATCGGTTTGTTTGCAGCTGCGGTCGTCGCTTTGCTGTTGTTCATCTGGGCGGAAAGCCGCGCCGAACAGCCGGTGCTACCGTTGTCGCTCTTTAAAAACAGTATTTTCAACATCGCGAATCTGATCGGCTTCCTGACCGGGGTGGCGATGTTCGGTTCGATCATGTATATCCCGCTGTTTGTACAAGGTGTGGTCGGCACTTCGGCGACCGCATCCGGTTTGGTGACGATGCCGATGATGATCGCGATGGTGGCCGCTTCGGCGCTGTCTGGGCAACTGACGAGCCGCACGGGCCGCTATAAGGCGATGGCGTTGGTCGGCGGCGTGGTGCTTGCGATCGGCATGTTCATGTTGACCCGCATGTCTACCGAAACGACCAACCTGATGGCTTCGATCGACATGATCGTCGTCGGTGCAGGTCTTGGTTTCTCGATGCCGATCTTGATGCTCGCCGTGCAAAACGCTACACCGCAAAAACTGCTCGGCGTCACTTCGTCTGCCGTGCAACTGTTCCGTCAGATCGGCGGTACGGTCGGCGTGGCGATCATGGGCACGCTGATGAACAACAAGATTCAAGAGGAACTGACGACGATTATGCCTGATCAAGTCAAACAGTTCTTGGCTGCTCCTGAGATGGCTACACATGCTAAAGCGCTGACCAATCCGCAATTGTTGGTCGCACCGGCACAGTTGGAAGCGATTCGCTCCGCATTGCCAGCGCAGGTACTGCCGATCTTTGATCAGTTGATCGAGGCGTTGAAGACGGCGCTGGTCGGAGGTCTGGATGTGGTGTTTTTCGTCGGCTTTATCATCGCGCTTGTGGCGCTGGTCGTCACGTTCTTCCTGAAAGAGATTCCGCTGCGCACTTCGAATAAAGATCCGGAACCGAATGCGAAGCCAGATTTGAACAAACCGGATATGCAACCGTCCGGCTCCTGATGGAGCCGGGCTTTTTTTGTTATTGACAATGAAAAGTGATTTGATTATCTTCTAATTAGAAGTATATCGAAGGAGATGGTTGGTTTGCAACTCGACCGCATGCTGGAATTTCATAAGGCGCTGGCCGATGCGAATCGTTTGAAGATCGTGATGTTGCTAGCTGCGGGGCCGCTGAGCGGGCAAGAGATCGCAGTCAAGCTGGGACTGACGCCAGCGACGGTGACGCATCACATGAACCTGTTGCGCAACGCGATGGTGGTCAAAGGTGTGCGGGAGAAGAATACGATCTATTTTTATTTGCTTGAACAAGAACTGGAAAGAAAGTCGCAGTCGATTTTGAGGAGGGTGCAACAAGTGAAGCGAACAAGCGGTGGTGAGCGGGAGAAAGTGGTGCAGAATTTTTTGGATGCGAACGGGCGGCTGAAGAGCATTCCGTCGCAGCGGAAGAAGAAGTTGATTATTTTTGAGCATCTGTTACAGGGGCTGGAAGTGGGGCATCCTTACAGTGAAAATGAGATCAATGAGTACATCAACCAGTACCATGAGGATCACTGCACCATTCGTCGCGAATTTGTGATGAACCATTACATGTACCGTGCGGATGGGGTGTACACGTTGAACCCGCCGGAGCTGTGGACGAAGATTGAGTGAGCTAGGTTACAGACAGAAGATCGGGGCAGGGAGAAGTGTTTCGCAAGGCGAAGGATATGGAGGGAATGAACTACAGGAGGTGCTTGTGATGACACAGATGAAGTACAGACGTTTGGGCCGCTCGGGGATGAAAGTTTCGGAAATCGCGCTCGGCTCTTGGCTGACGTACGGCGGCTACACAGAAGATCAGGCAGCGACCGCTTGTATTGACCGGGCGTATGAACTGGGCATCAACTTCTTTGACACGGCAAACGTGTATCGCCGCGGCGATGCAGAGATCGTGGTCGGGAAGGCGTTGGCCAAGTATCCGCGCGATTCCTACGTGTTGGCGACCAAGGCGTTTTGGCCGATGGGTGATGGTCCGAACGACCGTGGTCTTTCGCGCAAACATATCTTTGAGCAGGTTCACGCGTCCTTGAAGCGTTTGAATGTGGAGTATATCGATCTGTGGCAATGCCACCGTTTCGATGTAGAGACACCGCTGGATGAAACGCTTCGCGCGATCGACGACCTGATCACACAGGGGAAAATCCTGTACGCAGGCGTTTCGGAATGGACGGCGACGCAGATTGCCGAAGCTTTACATACCGCAGATAAGCTGTTGTTGGATCGCATCGTGTCCAACCAGCCGCAATATTCGATGTTGCAGCGCTATATCGAACCGGAAATCATTCCGCTGTCTGAACGTGAAGGTGTAGGCCAAGTCGTATGGTCGCCGCTGGCACAAGGCATGCTGACCGGAAAATACAAAAAAGGTGAAGCACTCCCGACAGGCTCCCGTGCAGCGGTCGAAGATCCGAGCGTCTCCGGATCGGTACAACGGTTCTTCACCGACGAGAACTTCAGCAAAGTTGAGCAACTGCGTGCGATCGCCGAGCGCAACAACTGCTCGTTGGCGCAACTTGCGCTGGCTTGGATTCTCCGTCAGCCGAATGTCTCATCGGCCATCATCGGCGCCTCGCGTCCGGAACAGGTAGAAGAGAACGTCAAGGCGCTGGACGTCGTGTTGACCGCCGAAGATCTTGCTTCGATCGAAGCGATTTTGCAAGCGAAATAAGTGCAAGCAGGCAGGCTACCGCAAGGGAAGCCTGCCTTTTTCTGTCTGCTGCATCTGTCAGTGTTTATTGCATCTGCCAGCCAAGGCAACCCTACTCAATGCTCGCGAGTGCGAAACTGCTCCTTGAGGTAGGCGGCCGTTCTTGCGGCCAACGCCATGACGGTGTTGGTCGGATTGCCACCGCCGGAGGTGACAAAAGCGGCGGCGGAACAGATGTAGAGGTTGGGAATGTCGTGGGTTTGGCACCATTTGTTGACGACAGACGTGTCTGGATCGTCCCCCATGCGGCAACCGCCCATCAGGTGGGCTGAGTCGTTGACCACAAACTCAGGTCTGCCGCCTGCCGCTTTGATGATCTCTTTCATCATATACACCGCATGGTCGATCAACTTCAGATCGTTGTCGCCATATGAAAAAGTCACCTTGGGCACGGGCAGTCCATACTCATCCTTATGATCGGTCAACGTCACTCGGTTGTCCGCATGCGGCAACACTTCCCCGACCAGCGTCACCCGAGAGTAGTAGTTGTAGTCGATCATCGTTTCGCGCAACCGTCTGCCCCACAAGCCCGCCTGCACGGCCAAGCCTTTGCCCATCGAAACGGGACGTGCTCCGTGCGCATGCAAGGTGTAGCCGCGCATGAAGCCGCGATCCAAACGCGTCGCATACATCTCCTGTGTCGTGGCAAGCACGGGCGTACCTTTGTACAGGCGAACCTCGTCCTCGAATCTCCCATACACATCATGTGACGAGTGTGGCATGATGTAGCGTCCGACCGTCCCACTGGAGTTGGCCAGACCGTCCGGGTGGCTAGGGGTGGCAGAGGCCAACAGCAGCCGCGGAGTCTCGACGACAAAGGAGGACAGGATGATCACTTTGCCGCGCTGGCGGTACTCCACGCCGTCATGGTTGAAGATCACACTCTGCGCAATGCCTGTCTGATCCAACTCGATCTGCGTGACCATGCAATCGGTCAGGATCTCCGCCCCAGCTGAAATCGCTTTGGGTATGTGGTGCACCAACCCCGAATACTTCGCATTCGGCATACAGCCTTGGTTGCAAAAGCCGCGATTGATACACGGCGGTCGCCCGTCAAACGGGGCGGAGTTGATCGCCAGCGGAGCGACCACGCTTTTGATCCCCAGCGCTTCACACCCGATGCGAAACAGTTCCGCATTGGCAGACAACGGCTCTCGCTCCGGCATCGGGTATGGTCCGCGAAATGGCCCCCACGGAAATTTTTTCGGCCCCGACACGCCGATCGAGCGCTCGATATAGTCATAGTACGGTGCCAAATCGGCATAGCGG from Tumebacillus algifaecis encodes the following:
- a CDS encoding MDR family MFS transporter; translation: MEELDKRTKIMIMLAIMASMLFASLNQTIVGTALPRIVAELGGMEYYSWVFTIYMLTSSVTGLLVGKLSDMYGRKPFILVGLLLFMIGAFLTGTSQDIIQMILYRGLQGFGGGFIMSTAFSAIGDLFPPRERGKWQGLMGAVFGMSAVIGPFLGGWIVDNADWKWVFWVNLPIGVIAFLLIMRLFPKKTGNVSGRVDYAGAVFVSGLLVSLLLAFSWGGSKYEWNSMMIIGLFAAAVVALLLFIWAESRAEQPVLPLSLFKNSIFNIANLIGFLTGVAMFGSIMYIPLFVQGVVGTSATASGLVTMPMMIAMVAASALSGQLTSRTGRYKAMALVGGVVLAIGMFMLTRMSTETTNLMASIDMIVVGAGLGFSMPILMLAVQNATPQKLLGVTSSAVQLFRQIGGTVGVAIMGTLMNNKIQEELTTIMPDQVKQFLAAPEMATHAKALTNPQLLVAPAQLEAIRSALPAQVLPIFDQLIEALKTALVGGLDVVFFVGFIIALVALVVTFFLKEIPLRTSNKDPEPNAKPDLNKPDMQPSGS
- a CDS encoding DUF2087 domain-containing protein, giving the protein MQLDRMLEFHKALADANRLKIVMLLAAGPLSGQEIAVKLGLTPATVTHHMNLLRNAMVVKGVREKNTIYFYLLEQELERKSQSILRRVQQVKRTSGGEREKVVQNFLDANGRLKSIPSQRKKKLIIFEHLLQGLEVGHPYSENEINEYINQYHEDHCTIRREFVMNHYMYRADGVYTLNPPELWTKIE
- a CDS encoding aldo/keto reductase family protein, yielding MKYRRLGRSGMKVSEIALGSWLTYGGYTEDQAATACIDRAYELGINFFDTANVYRRGDAEIVVGKALAKYPRDSYVLATKAFWPMGDGPNDRGLSRKHIFEQVHASLKRLNVEYIDLWQCHRFDVETPLDETLRAIDDLITQGKILYAGVSEWTATQIAEALHTADKLLLDRIVSNQPQYSMLQRYIEPEIIPLSEREGVGQVVWSPLAQGMLTGKYKKGEALPTGSRAAVEDPSVSGSVQRFFTDENFSKVEQLRAIAERNNCSLAQLALAWILRQPNVSSAIIGASRPEQVEENVKALDVVLTAEDLASIEAILQAK
- a CDS encoding GMC family oxidoreductase, which translates into the protein MRSHDPIHHNVCHYEGHRFDDLDHRKYPDEADVVIVGAGAAGGVLAYELSLTGLRVVVLEAGPFWNPQSDFASDELAMARLSWQDTRIVGGNDPLQMGHNNSGRGVGGGTTHFTGVFLRFHESDFVTKTQDGVGEDWPIRYADLAPYYDYIERSIGVSGPKKFPWGPFRGPYPMPEREPLSANAELFRIGCEALGIKSVVAPLAINSAPFDGRPPCINRGFCNQGCMPNAKYSGLVHHIPKAISAGAEILTDCMVTQIELDQTGIAQSVIFNHDGVEYRQRGKVIILSSFVVETPRLLLASATPSHPDGLANSSGTVGRYIMPHSSHDVYGRFEDEVRLYKGTPVLATTQEMYATRLDRGFMRGYTLHAHGARPVSMGKGLAVQAGLWGRRLRETMIDYNYYSRVTLVGEVLPHADNRVTLTDHKDEYGLPVPKVTFSYGDNDLKLIDHAVYMMKEIIKAAGGRPEFVVNDSAHLMGGCRMGDDPDTSVVNKWCQTHDIPNLYICSAAAFVTSGGGNPTNTVMALAARTAAYLKEQFRTREH